In Halocalculus aciditolerans, the following are encoded in one genomic region:
- a CDS encoding 5,10-methylenetetrahydromethanopterin reductase produces MKGVELTPEVPVEEVAALAARAEAAGFDHVFASCHYNNRDPFAALTRAAAATESIRLGPGVANPYETHPVKLASQVATLDELSGGRAVFGVGAGDASTLQNLGVERERPLRRVLESFEVARDLWAGERVDHDGTFTARDAGLNYAVGDVPVFVGGQGPHMLRMAGKRADGVLVNASHPDDAAWAADRIAEGRAEREEPSEFTSAAFASVSVAEDGAAAREAARPPVAFIAAGAEPPVLDRHGIDRERASDIGDAIEAGAFTDAFDAVSDAMLDAFSIAGTPEEVEARIAALREHLDGVVAGSPLGPDRATAVDLLGDAF; encoded by the coding sequence ATGAAGGGCGTCGAACTCACGCCGGAGGTGCCGGTCGAGGAGGTCGCCGCCCTCGCGGCTCGCGCGGAGGCCGCGGGCTTCGACCACGTCTTCGCGTCCTGCCACTACAACAACCGCGACCCGTTCGCGGCGTTGACGCGGGCGGCCGCAGCCACCGAGTCAATTCGACTCGGCCCGGGTGTCGCGAACCCCTACGAGACTCACCCGGTGAAACTCGCGTCGCAGGTGGCGACGCTCGACGAGCTCTCCGGCGGGCGTGCGGTGTTCGGCGTGGGGGCGGGCGACGCGTCGACGCTGCAGAATCTCGGGGTGGAGCGCGAGCGCCCGCTCCGCCGCGTGCTGGAGTCGTTCGAGGTGGCGCGCGACCTCTGGGCGGGCGAGCGCGTGGACCACGACGGGACGTTCACCGCGCGGGACGCGGGGTTGAACTACGCGGTCGGCGACGTGCCGGTGTTCGTCGGCGGGCAGGGCCCGCACATGCTGCGGATGGCGGGGAAGCGCGCGGACGGCGTGCTTGTGAACGCGAGCCACCCGGACGACGCGGCGTGGGCGGCCGACCGCATCGCCGAAGGCCGCGCCGAGCGCGAGGAGCCGAGCGAGTTCACGTCGGCGGCGTTCGCGTCGGTGAGCGTCGCCGAGGACGGCGCGGCGGCGCGCGAGGCCGCGCGGCCGCCGGTCGCGTTCATCGCGGCGGGCGCGGAACCGCCGGTGCTCGACCGGCACGGCATCGACCGCGAGCGCGCGAGCGACATCGGCGACGCCATCGAAGCGGGCGCGTTCACGGACGCGTTCGACGCGGTGAGCGACGCGATGCTCGACGCGTTCAGCATCGCTGGCACGCCCGAAGAAGTGGAAGCGCGAATCGCGGCGCTGCGCGAACATCTCGACGGCGTCGTCGCGGGCTCGCCGCTCGGCCCCGACCGCGCGACCGCCGTCGACCTGCTCGGCGACGCCTTCTAG
- a CDS encoding coenzyme F420-0:L-glutamate ligase has protein sequence MYVNAVPGLPEIDAGDDLAALIEEHGDVHDGDVLCVASTVVSKAEGRAYALDDFPPSPRAREIAARLEEVTGDEKDPRFAQAVLEESMELAIEAPFLLTETRFGHVGVNAGIDRSNTGGADLLLLPERPSESAERIREGIDADVAVVVTDTCGRPFRHGQRGVAIGWAGISASRDWRGETDRDGHELAVTVESVVDELASAANLVTGEGDGGDPVVVVRDWAFGDHDGSDNLFRELDGDFVRQALREWEFDR, from the coding sequence ATGTACGTGAACGCGGTTCCCGGGCTCCCCGAAATCGACGCTGGCGACGACCTCGCCGCGCTCATCGAGGAGCACGGGGACGTCCACGACGGCGACGTACTCTGCGTCGCCAGCACCGTCGTCTCGAAGGCGGAGGGCCGCGCGTACGCCCTCGACGACTTCCCGCCGAGCCCGCGCGCCCGCGAGATCGCCGCGCGCCTCGAGGAGGTTACGGGCGACGAGAAGGACCCGCGGTTCGCCCAAGCCGTGTTAGAGGAGTCGATGGAGCTCGCCATCGAAGCGCCGTTCCTCCTCACGGAGACGCGGTTCGGACACGTCGGCGTGAACGCCGGTATCGACCGGTCGAACACCGGCGGCGCGGATCTCCTCCTCCTCCCCGAGCGCCCGTCGGAGAGCGCCGAACGAATCCGGGAGGGAATCGACGCGGACGTCGCCGTGGTCGTGACCGACACGTGCGGGCGGCCGTTCCGCCACGGCCAGCGCGGCGTCGCCATCGGCTGGGCGGGTATCTCCGCATCCCGGGATTGGCGCGGAGAGACGGACCGCGACGGCCACGAACTCGCCGTCACCGTCGAATCCGTCGTGGACGAACTGGCGTCGGCGGCGAACCTCGTCACTGGGGAGGGCGACGGCGGCGACCCCGTCGTCGTCGTGCGGGACTGGGCCTTCGGCGACCACGACGGGAGCGACAACCTCTTTCGGGAACTCGACGGCGACTTCGTGCGGCAGGCGCTCCGCGAGTGGGAGTTCGACCGATGA
- a CDS encoding NUDIX domain-containing protein, with product MDEVHVVTCFLRSGVDVLLLKRSERVGSYRGRWGAPAGHAEGRPDEQAWREIAEETGLADACERVRVGDPFDVVDEDRGTRWVVHPYLFDCARRDVEPNEETTEWAWAQPTAIRDRETVPDLWRSWRAVAPTVESVADDDTHGSAYVSLRAVEVLRDAAAEGAGRARLEALARDLLDAKPGMAAVRNRVNRVLSEAAGGKADARAVAERTLDAAVDADGRAADRARDLVAGERVVTLSRSGTVLDALTGEPGPASVVVAESRPACEGVGVAEALADAGVDVALTTDANLPGVVAGADVVLVGADTVLPDGRVLNKVGTRAAALAAEREDAACYAVCARDKVSPNADVHVESGDSAAVYDGERDVAVENPLFDVAPADCVTGVVTEDGVLDATAVGEVAGAFRSLAAWQDEQDDAQE from the coding sequence ATGGACGAAGTGCACGTCGTCACGTGCTTCCTCCGGAGCGGCGTCGACGTCCTCCTCCTCAAGCGGAGCGAGCGCGTCGGCTCCTACCGCGGGCGGTGGGGCGCGCCTGCCGGACACGCCGAGGGCCGACCGGACGAGCAGGCGTGGCGAGAGATCGCGGAGGAGACGGGGCTCGCGGACGCCTGCGAGCGCGTCCGCGTCGGCGACCCCTTCGACGTCGTCGACGAAGACCGGGGAACGCGGTGGGTCGTCCACCCGTATCTCTTCGACTGCGCGCGCCGGGACGTCGAGCCGAACGAGGAGACGACCGAGTGGGCGTGGGCGCAGCCGACGGCCATCCGCGACCGCGAGACCGTCCCGGACCTCTGGCGGTCGTGGCGGGCGGTCGCGCCGACGGTCGAATCCGTCGCCGACGACGACACGCACGGCTCGGCGTACGTCTCCCTGCGCGCGGTCGAAGTGCTCCGCGACGCCGCCGCCGAGGGCGCGGGAAGAGCGCGGCTCGAAGCGCTGGCGCGAGACCTCCTCGACGCGAAGCCGGGGATGGCGGCGGTGCGGAACCGCGTGAACCGCGTGCTGAGCGAGGCGGCGGGCGGGAAGGCGGACGCGCGGGCGGTCGCGGAGCGCACGCTCGACGCGGCCGTCGACGCCGACGGGCGCGCCGCCGACCGAGCGCGCGACCTCGTCGCGGGCGAGCGAGTCGTGACGCTCTCCCGGTCAGGAACCGTCCTCGACGCGCTCACCGGGGAGCCGGGACCGGCGTCCGTCGTCGTCGCGGAGTCACGGCCGGCGTGCGAGGGCGTCGGCGTGGCGGAGGCGCTCGCGGACGCCGGCGTCGACGTCGCTCTCACGACGGACGCAAACCTCCCCGGGGTCGTCGCCGGCGCGGACGTCGTGCTCGTCGGCGCGGACACTGTTCTCCCCGACGGGCGCGTGCTGAACAAGGTCGGGACGCGGGCGGCGGCGCTCGCCGCCGAGCGCGAGGACGCCGCGTGCTACGCGGTCTGCGCGCGCGACAAGGTCAGTCCCAACGCCGACGTCCACGTCGAATCCGGTGACTCCGCGGCTGTCTACGACGGCGAGCGCGACGTCGCCGTCGAGAACCCCCTCTTCGACGTCGCGCCGGCGGACTGCGTGACCGGCGTCGTCACCGAGGACGGCGTGCTCGACGCGACCGCCGTCGGCGAGGTCGCCGGCGCGTTCCGGTCGCTCGCGGCCTGGCAGGACGAGCAGGACGACGCACAGGAGTGA
- the ddh gene encoding D-2-hydroxyacid dehydrogenase has product MNIEHLGVHDSISAVFPPERLVDALASVDPNVSIVRDGEYDDIDAVVTFAHDDAYFGQVEWVHCARAGYDDFPVERFEETGTILTNSSGIHGASVGETAVGMMLSLARCLHVARDAQNRGEWSRPEWDRPFTLFDQRVTVVGLGTLGQGIARRADGLGMRVSGVRRTPARPPHVREVYTPVDLHDAIADAKFVALTTPLTEETAHMFGAEEFDVMRDDAYLVNVARGGVVDQDALVDALESGDIAGAGLDVFEEEPLPESSPLWEMDDVVVTPHVGAADRNYYQDIAALVRQNVLHASADEEFVNRVA; this is encoded by the coding sequence GTGAACATCGAGCATCTCGGCGTACACGACTCAATCAGCGCCGTCTTCCCCCCGGAACGCCTCGTGGACGCGCTCGCCTCCGTCGACCCGAACGTCTCCATCGTGCGTGACGGCGAGTACGACGACATCGACGCCGTCGTGACGTTCGCGCACGACGACGCCTACTTCGGGCAGGTCGAGTGGGTGCACTGCGCTCGCGCGGGCTACGACGACTTCCCCGTCGAGCGGTTCGAGGAGACCGGGACGATACTGACGAACTCGTCGGGCATCCACGGGGCGAGCGTCGGCGAGACCGCGGTCGGGATGATGCTCTCGCTCGCGCGCTGCCTCCACGTCGCCCGGGACGCGCAGAACCGCGGCGAGTGGTCGCGGCCGGAGTGGGACCGCCCGTTCACGCTCTTCGACCAGCGCGTCACCGTCGTCGGCCTCGGCACGCTCGGACAGGGCATCGCGCGGCGCGCCGACGGCCTCGGAATGCGCGTTTCGGGCGTTCGCCGCACGCCCGCGCGCCCCCCGCACGTCCGCGAAGTCTACACGCCCGTCGACCTCCACGACGCCATCGCGGACGCGAAGTTCGTCGCGCTCACCACGCCGCTCACGGAGGAGACAGCGCACATGTTCGGCGCGGAGGAGTTCGACGTCATGCGCGACGACGCCTACCTCGTGAACGTCGCGCGCGGCGGCGTCGTCGACCAGGACGCGCTCGTCGACGCGCTCGAAAGCGGGGACATCGCCGGCGCGGGCCTCGACGTCTTCGAAGAAGAACCCCTCCCCGAATCCTCGCCGCTCTGGGAGATGGACGACGTCGTCGTCACCCCGCACGTCGGCGCGGCGGACAGGAACTACTACCAGGACATCGCGGCGCTCGTCCGGCAGAACGTCCTGCACGCGAGCGCGGACGAGGAGTTCGTCAACCGCGTCGCGTAG
- a CDS encoding PAS domain-containing sensor histidine kinase, translating to MNESEGEKYESLIRYTSDVVSVLAMDGTIRYVSPSVERVLGYEPDDLVDTNAFDSIHPDDRERVWTAFERVLDDSEDVIEPVEYRFARGGDTWVWVESTGSVYPESAVDGFVVSTRDITERKRREAELEAERRRFQSLTEGVSAIVYRADPVTLDTTYVNDTIEEITGYTPEEWTSDPTRFEDAIHPDDREFVLDELRRLQADHAADSIDYRLVTRGGDVRWIRDQISWERDADGDVTAQIGVASDITEMKEYQSRIEETAAKLETLNRVVRHDIRNDMTIILGWAELLEDHVDETGVEYLEKILASGEQVVDLTNSVRDYVETVTNGDAMAVKPTPLRYVLETEISLRRESFPEASFSVDGEIPDVEVAGNEMLASVFRNLLNNAVQHNDDPSPSVEISVADESESVVVTVADNGPGLPEELSRRLFAEGEKGLESGGTGMGLFLVRRLVDGFGGEVWAENRDAAGDGGGAAFHVRLPKA from the coding sequence ATGAACGAGAGCGAGGGCGAGAAGTACGAGTCACTCATCCGGTATACGTCAGACGTCGTCTCCGTGTTGGCGATGGACGGGACGATTCGCTACGTCAGCCCGAGCGTCGAGCGCGTGCTCGGCTACGAGCCGGACGACCTCGTCGATACGAACGCCTTCGACTCCATCCACCCGGACGACCGCGAGCGGGTGTGGACGGCGTTCGAGCGCGTGCTCGACGACTCCGAGGACGTCATCGAGCCGGTGGAGTACCGGTTCGCCCGCGGCGGCGACACCTGGGTGTGGGTGGAGTCCACGGGGAGCGTCTATCCGGAGTCCGCCGTCGACGGATTCGTCGTCAGCACGCGCGACATCACGGAGCGGAAACGCCGCGAAGCCGAACTGGAAGCCGAACGACGGCGGTTCCAGTCGCTCACCGAGGGGGTGTCCGCAATCGTCTACCGCGCCGACCCGGTGACGCTCGACACGACGTACGTCAACGACACCATCGAGGAAATCACGGGCTACACGCCCGAGGAGTGGACGAGCGACCCGACGCGCTTCGAGGACGCAATCCACCCGGACGACCGCGAGTTCGTCCTCGACGAGCTGCGCCGCCTCCAGGCCGACCACGCGGCGGACAGTATCGACTACCGGCTCGTGACGCGGGGCGGCGACGTCCGGTGGATTCGCGATCAGATCTCGTGGGAGCGCGACGCCGACGGCGACGTGACCGCGCAGATCGGCGTCGCGTCCGACATCACGGAGATGAAAGAGTACCAGTCGCGCATCGAGGAGACGGCGGCGAAACTGGAGACGCTGAACCGCGTCGTCCGCCACGACATCCGAAACGACATGACCATCATCCTCGGGTGGGCGGAACTCCTCGAAGACCACGTAGACGAGACGGGCGTGGAGTACCTCGAGAAGATTCTCGCGAGCGGCGAGCAGGTCGTCGACCTGACGAACAGCGTCCGCGACTACGTCGAGACCGTGACGAACGGCGACGCGATGGCGGTGAAGCCGACGCCGCTCCGGTACGTCCTCGAAACCGAAATCTCGCTCCGCCGCGAATCCTTCCCGGAAGCGTCCTTCTCCGTCGACGGTGAGATTCCGGACGTCGAGGTCGCGGGGAACGAGATGCTCGCGTCCGTCTTCCGGAACCTCCTCAACAACGCCGTCCAGCACAACGACGACCCGTCGCCGTCGGTCGAAATCAGCGTCGCCGACGAATCAGAGAGCGTCGTCGTCACCGTCGCCGACAACGGCCCCGGCCTCCCCGAGGAGCTGTCGCGGCGGCTCTTCGCGGAAGGCGAGAAGGGACTGGAGAGCGGCGGGACGGGAATGGGGTTGTTCCTCGTTCGCCGCCTCGTCGACGGCTTCGGCGGCGAAGTCTGGGCGGAGAACCGCGACGCGGCCGGCGACGGCGGCGGCGCGGCCTTCCACGTCCGCCTCCCGAAGGCCTAA
- the engB gene encoding GTP-binding protein EngB, whose product MFENRPDRDAEVVLLGRSNVGKSTLMREITGHQFNTGGKPGVTRSPNHYDWASEDFVVTDLPGFGFMSGVPGEQREQIKTNIVRYLEEHAPNVLAGVVVLDGKAAIDIIDRHTNEEEIPHTVELYHLLRELDIPAVLAVNKMDKVDDADERLDDVADRFGLLPPWKQWQDTIAPITAKQGQIEPLEQAVRAHLEAAKRDDLKKFF is encoded by the coding sequence ATGTTCGAGAACCGTCCCGACCGGGACGCGGAAGTCGTTCTCCTCGGCCGGTCCAACGTGGGGAAGTCGACGCTGATGCGCGAGATTACGGGCCACCAGTTCAACACGGGCGGGAAGCCCGGCGTGACGCGCAGCCCGAACCACTACGACTGGGCGAGCGAGGATTTCGTCGTCACGGACCTCCCGGGGTTCGGGTTTATGTCGGGCGTGCCGGGCGAGCAGCGAGAGCAGATTAAGACGAACATCGTGCGGTATCTCGAGGAGCACGCGCCGAACGTTCTCGCGGGCGTCGTCGTCCTCGACGGGAAGGCCGCCATCGACATCATCGACCGGCACACGAACGAGGAGGAGATCCCGCACACGGTCGAACTCTACCACCTCCTGCGTGAGCTCGACATTCCCGCGGTGCTCGCGGTGAACAAGATGGATAAAGTCGACGACGCGGACGAGCGCCTCGACGACGTCGCGGACCGCTTCGGGCTGTTGCCGCCGTGGAAGCAGTGGCAGGACACTATCGCGCCGATTACGGCGAAGCAGGGGCAGATCGAGCCGCTCGAACAGGCGGTGCGCGCGCACCTCGAAGCCGCGAAGCGCGACGACCTGAAGAAGTTCTTCTGA
- a CDS encoding SIMPL domain-containing protein, which translates to MVSRLSRRSIALVVVAVAVVSAGCVGGIADGSSANASASQTVTTSGTGSVSAAPDQAVVSLAVTATADDAETARERVAANASSLTAALTEAGIPSDAVVTSYYSLHEVSRSDGSTSEYRAVHAFRVTLNGTERAGEIVDLATSNGANRVSSVQFTLSDEARADLRAEALRAAMENARADADVVAEAGGLTVTGVRSVSTSSHTPSPVTYASADSGGASTSFSPGPVSVTATVTVTYDAS; encoded by the coding sequence ATGGTATCGAGACTCTCTCGGCGGTCGATTGCACTGGTAGTGGTTGCTGTGGCAGTCGTGTCGGCGGGGTGTGTCGGCGGGATTGCGGACGGGTCGAGCGCGAACGCGTCGGCGTCGCAGACGGTGACGACGTCGGGGACGGGGTCGGTGTCGGCCGCGCCGGACCAGGCGGTGGTGTCGCTGGCGGTGACGGCGACGGCTGACGACGCGGAGACGGCGCGTGAGCGCGTGGCGGCGAACGCGAGTTCGCTGACGGCGGCGCTGACGGAGGCGGGGATTCCGTCGGACGCGGTCGTGACGAGTTACTACTCGCTGCACGAAGTCTCGCGGTCGGACGGGTCGACGAGCGAGTACCGCGCGGTGCACGCGTTCCGCGTGACGCTCAACGGGACGGAGCGCGCGGGTGAAATCGTCGACCTCGCGACGTCGAACGGCGCGAACCGGGTGTCGAGCGTGCAGTTCACGCTGAGCGACGAGGCGCGGGCGGACCTCCGCGCGGAGGCGCTCCGGGCGGCGATGGAGAACGCGCGTGCTGACGCGGACGTCGTCGCTGAGGCGGGCGGGCTGACGGTGACGGGCGTGCGGTCGGTGTCGACGTCGAGTCACACGCCGTCGCCGGTGACGTACGCGTCGGCGGACAGCGGCGGTGCGTCGACGTCGTTCTCGCCGGGGCCGGTCTCGGTGACGGCGACGGTGACGGTGACGTACGACGCGAGCTAA